Proteins from a genomic interval of Pseudodesulfovibrio nedwellii:
- the rfbB gene encoding dTDP-glucose 4,6-dehydratase translates to MKLLVTGGCGFIGTNFVRLMLAKHPDWSIINLDKLTYAGNRLNLMDLEQNEARYTFVQGDICDRELIMDLLADQSIDAVVNFAAESHVDRSINDPSPFVTTNVGGAQNLMECARQRNIGRFVHVSTDEVYGTLGKTGKFTESTPLAPNSPYSSSKAGADLMARAYFETYRFPILVTRCSNNYGPYQFPEKLIPLMFLNAKAGKSLPVYGDGMNVRDWIYVDDHCLGVELTLTKGREGQAYNFGGDAEEANITVIKTLLSLLGKPESLITYVTDRPGHDKRYAMDFSLAQRELGFAPTLNFTDGLKKTLDWYEANTEWLEQVQSGEYRTFMDSWYEERA, encoded by the coding sequence ATGAAACTTCTCGTCACAGGCGGCTGCGGCTTCATCGGAACAAACTTTGTCCGACTCATGCTCGCCAAGCATCCAGACTGGTCCATCATCAATCTGGACAAGCTTACCTATGCCGGAAATAGACTCAACCTCATGGACCTTGAACAAAACGAAGCCCGTTACACGTTTGTTCAAGGAGATATATGTGACCGCGAACTAATCATGGACCTCCTTGCAGATCAATCCATCGATGCCGTCGTCAACTTTGCTGCCGAATCCCATGTGGACCGTTCCATCAACGATCCATCTCCTTTTGTGACCACCAACGTGGGTGGAGCACAAAACCTCATGGAATGCGCCCGCCAACGAAATATTGGCCGTTTCGTGCACGTATCCACAGATGAGGTGTATGGAACCCTTGGCAAAACAGGGAAATTTACTGAATCCACACCGCTCGCACCCAATAGCCCGTATTCATCAAGCAAGGCCGGAGCCGATCTCATGGCTCGCGCATACTTTGAAACTTACAGATTTCCCATCTTGGTCACCCGGTGCTCCAATAACTATGGGCCATATCAATTCCCGGAAAAACTCATTCCGCTCATGTTTCTCAATGCTAAGGCGGGCAAATCACTTCCTGTCTATGGCGATGGAATGAACGTCAGGGACTGGATCTACGTCGATGACCATTGCCTCGGAGTTGAACTGACCCTGACCAAAGGACGCGAAGGACAGGCATACAACTTCGGAGGTGATGCCGAAGAGGCCAACATCACAGTAATCAAAACCTTATTGTCTCTTTTAGGAAAACCGGAATCACTGATCACATATGTCACAGACAGACCTGGGCACGACAAACGTTACGCCATGGACTTTTCTCTGGCTCAACGGGAACTCGGTTTTGCACCAACACTGAATTTTACAGACGGTCTGAAAAAGACCCTTGATTGGTACGAAGCCAACACGGAATGGCTTGAACAGGTCCAAAGCGGTGAATACCGCACATTCATGGACTCATGGTACGAGGAACGCGCCTAA
- the rfbD gene encoding dTDP-4-dehydrorhamnose reductase, whose translation MNIKGQTVAVLGGKTGLLGQSLCSAFAEAGAHPIALSSKDCDILDPQSVEEILNKEDPDILINAAAYTQVDLAEDEQEKAFALNATAPPLLATLAARRSIPFVHYSTDFVFKGDKTSPYTEYDETSAFSVYGISKADGERGLLKLGYERTLIIRISWLFGPGRINFVEKILNLCDTHNTLTVVEDQFGSPSYTPDIATGTIKLLKKDATGIFHLANSGQTSWHGLASMAATLAGKKNSVTPVSSSEYPTKAVRPRYSVLDISKYTRTTGMTPRRWEDALKEYVQNELGMHSEE comes from the coding sequence ATGAACATAAAAGGACAAACCGTTGCCGTCCTTGGTGGAAAAACGGGCCTGCTCGGTCAAAGCTTGTGTTCTGCTTTTGCAGAGGCAGGAGCGCACCCAATAGCGCTTTCCAGTAAAGACTGCGATATCCTCGATCCTCAATCCGTAGAAGAAATACTAAATAAGGAAGATCCCGATATTCTGATTAATGCGGCTGCTTACACGCAGGTGGATTTGGCAGAAGATGAACAGGAAAAGGCCTTCGCTCTCAACGCCACAGCACCACCTCTTTTGGCAACCTTGGCAGCGAGACGATCCATTCCCTTTGTTCACTACAGCACGGACTTTGTCTTTAAAGGGGATAAGACGTCGCCGTACACAGAATACGACGAAACAAGCGCATTTTCAGTATACGGCATTAGTAAGGCAGATGGAGAACGAGGACTCCTCAAACTAGGCTATGAGCGCACACTCATTATACGAATCTCCTGGTTATTCGGACCGGGTCGAATCAACTTTGTCGAAAAGATTCTCAATTTATGTGATACTCACAACACCCTGACAGTCGTCGAAGACCAATTTGGCTCTCCATCATATACGCCGGACATCGCGACCGGCACTATCAAGCTGTTAAAAAAAGACGCCACAGGTATCTTCCACCTGGCTAACTCCGGCCAGACATCATGGCACGGACTGGCCAGTATGGCCGCAACTCTAGCGGGGAAAAAAAACTCTGTAACCCCCGTGTCGTCAAGCGAATATCCAACCAAAGCTGTCCGTCCGCGCTACTCTGTGTTGGATATATCCAAATACACACGAACAACCGGTATGACTCCTCGTAGATGGGAAGATGCTTTAAAAGAATATGTTCAGAACGAATTAGGCATGCACTCCGAGGAATAA
- a CDS encoding SulP family inorganic anion transporter, giving the protein MAIFKCDSCGYEREVPAKLTGKKAKCPDCGHGVVILDQLPEEPIPYDVEFEEDDSSVTTGVPESVGGDGTPIEFIDLDNQNVTVELDDSDDVICAKCGHVQDAGHEDVCSKCGASLVPVSGVLGIDESDVDVSDLAEVEEAQVWDAQFDGSSESIDHVKDPDRWRLFRGSFMLNLYAGIVSGVLALFFVYSLSLLASANAGTYDFLPYVIGTALTGVIVGSIFNAFFSRIPFGLVGPETVLTAVIFLFVGSMYRTMAMESAELVLPTLLAGVALAAVLIGLSLLVLSKFRLGEYVRYIPLQIIGGVIGAVGIIVLLGAFDWIGHLGLDWSNSYTVITSFANDFDAGGTLRTIGPSLVFGVVLFLALCRTKHSLFLVAMILVASGVGYAAGIWGGTDALRALAVPVAFPEGPTMVYPFEVLNSELFFHNIQWAVIKANSLYIGAMVVLAVLTVMYRTTRLEILRGRESDLNMEYRALGLTNIISGLCGGMPASLTYGRSSGSYASGGRGPIAGIVAGLVCGVGFCCADVVLPLIPRFVPEGLLVYAGLDLIRDWMFRTRTAFTGRSDIWLLWLTFLATLCLGLLEGIGFGVALALMVTVSRASKDGVVRNVLSGAHHNSNVDRASIQKRTLKEYGDHIHIMRLQGFLFLGAMERLLKDVRFRIDDRNQLPVEYLILDFKLVSGFASAAGIGFDKLRILVAEYDMELIITNAPLELEEHLEAIGLVGDQEGVFKSFLNLDYALEWCENRVLDEENMLELKQLNLSELLAPIFPEKKYIPALMKVLKREVAKPGEAVFRQGDVSDSMFFVESGRLDVELEMEGGKILRLKKVGPGAVFGEMGIYTLAPRSATIRAAENCVLYRMTLAKLDAIENRAPRLVTAINRFLINLLSERLIDANMRVRDLMQ; this is encoded by the coding sequence GTGGCGATTTTCAAATGCGATTCCTGCGGCTATGAGCGCGAGGTTCCGGCCAAGTTGACTGGAAAAAAGGCCAAGTGTCCTGATTGCGGACATGGTGTAGTTATTCTGGACCAACTTCCTGAGGAACCAATTCCGTATGACGTGGAGTTTGAAGAGGATGACTCTTCAGTAACAACTGGTGTCCCGGAATCAGTTGGTGGCGATGGTACTCCTATAGAATTCATTGATCTCGACAATCAGAATGTGACTGTAGAACTGGACGATTCAGATGATGTGATTTGCGCCAAGTGTGGGCATGTTCAGGATGCCGGGCATGAAGATGTGTGTTCCAAGTGCGGAGCTTCACTTGTTCCAGTGTCGGGTGTGCTGGGAATTGATGAGAGTGATGTTGATGTCAGTGACCTCGCCGAAGTTGAAGAAGCGCAGGTCTGGGACGCTCAGTTTGATGGCAGTTCAGAGAGCATCGATCACGTGAAAGATCCTGACCGTTGGCGGTTGTTCAGGGGATCTTTTATGCTTAATTTATATGCCGGCATCGTTTCGGGTGTTTTGGCATTGTTTTTTGTGTATTCACTTTCCTTGCTCGCTTCTGCCAATGCTGGAACTTACGATTTCTTACCATATGTTATTGGTACGGCTCTTACTGGTGTGATTGTCGGAAGTATTTTCAATGCTTTTTTTTCGAGAATCCCTTTTGGATTGGTCGGACCGGAAACAGTACTCACAGCCGTTATTTTTTTATTTGTCGGGAGCATGTATCGGACTATGGCTATGGAGTCTGCCGAGCTTGTTCTTCCTACTCTGTTGGCCGGCGTGGCACTGGCGGCCGTGCTTATCGGTTTGAGCCTTCTTGTCCTTTCGAAATTTCGACTGGGTGAATATGTCAGATATATCCCGTTGCAAATCATCGGCGGTGTCATTGGCGCAGTCGGTATTATTGTACTTTTGGGAGCATTTGATTGGATCGGTCATTTGGGGCTTGATTGGAGCAATTCGTATACCGTGATCACCTCTTTTGCGAATGATTTTGATGCAGGTGGAACATTGCGGACTATAGGTCCCAGTCTTGTTTTTGGCGTTGTACTTTTTCTCGCTCTGTGTCGGACCAAGCATTCACTTTTTCTGGTGGCCATGATTCTTGTTGCATCAGGGGTTGGGTATGCGGCTGGCATTTGGGGCGGAACCGATGCTCTTCGAGCTTTAGCAGTTCCCGTTGCTTTTCCTGAAGGGCCGACAATGGTGTACCCTTTCGAAGTTCTGAATTCAGAGTTGTTTTTTCATAATATTCAGTGGGCGGTTATTAAGGCCAACAGTTTGTATATAGGCGCCATGGTCGTGCTGGCCGTTTTGACTGTCATGTATCGAACAACTCGATTGGAAATTTTGCGAGGCCGGGAAAGTGATCTTAATATGGAGTATCGTGCACTTGGCTTGACTAATATTATTTCCGGTCTGTGTGGCGGGATGCCTGCTTCGCTTACCTATGGGCGAAGCTCCGGCAGTTATGCTTCAGGTGGGCGTGGTCCTATCGCGGGTATCGTGGCCGGTTTGGTGTGTGGCGTTGGTTTTTGTTGTGCAGACGTCGTTCTGCCCTTGATTCCGCGATTCGTCCCTGAAGGATTGCTTGTTTATGCTGGTCTAGATTTGATTCGTGACTGGATGTTCCGAACTCGGACGGCTTTTACTGGTAGATCAGATATCTGGCTTCTCTGGTTGACCTTTTTGGCGACGTTGTGCTTGGGGCTTTTGGAAGGTATTGGTTTTGGTGTGGCATTGGCCCTTATGGTTACAGTGAGCAGAGCCAGCAAGGATGGGGTTGTTCGTAACGTCCTGTCTGGTGCTCATCATAATAGTAATGTTGATCGTGCATCCATTCAAAAACGGACACTCAAGGAATATGGGGATCATATCCATATTATGCGGTTGCAGGGATTCCTTTTTCTGGGGGCCATGGAGCGGTTGCTCAAGGATGTGCGTTTTCGAATCGATGATCGGAATCAGTTGCCGGTGGAGTACCTTATTCTGGATTTCAAATTGGTGAGTGGGTTTGCCTCGGCAGCGGGTATCGGGTTTGACAAGCTGCGGATTCTGGTCGCTGAGTATGATATGGAACTCATTATTACCAACGCCCCGTTGGAACTCGAAGAGCATTTGGAAGCGATTGGACTTGTTGGTGATCAAGAAGGTGTTTTCAAGTCGTTTCTTAATTTGGATTATGCTTTGGAATGGTGTGAAAACCGTGTGCTTGATGAAGAAAATATGCTGGAACTCAAGCAGTTGAATTTGTCTGAACTTTTGGCTCCAATATTCCCAGAAAAAAAATATATTCCGGCTTTGATGAAGGTTCTCAAACGAGAAGTCGCAAAACCCGGTGAAGCCGTATTTCGACAGGGAGATGTGTCGGATTCCATGTTTTTTGTTGAGTCAGGTCGACTCGATGTTGAACTGGAAATGGAAGGCGGCAAGATCTTGCGGTTGAAAAAAGTCGGCCCGGGAGCTGTCTTTGGCGAAATGGGGATTTATACTTTGGCACCGCGTTCTGCCACTATTCGAGCTGCGGAGAACTGTGTGTTGTACCGTATGACTTTGGCAAAACTTGATGCCATTGAAAATCGGGCACCTCGGCTTGTGACCGCTATTAATCGTTTTCTGATCAACCTTTTGTCAGAACGTTTGATTGACGCGAATATGCGGGTGCGGGATTTGATGCAGTAG
- a CDS encoding glycosyltransferase family 2 protein, producing MKPNTVSIIISDLETHSSLMRLLHSISRQSTGLEDMEIIVIGNGRHAPSDPSLWRNVTGIDAIRLEEIDSSITSSAAKNMAAIRANGDKLIFLHPDYRLDPKYITTALSVFDDHPETDIMYSDYIRLAPTDKTGRPGIIQLPAFREGLLQARGFLGPAVLLTRKAWESTLGFRENTAYSDWDLWVQAALAGNNFYHVNYPLASCEHHKVSFKERAEDGRCKAMIVINNQGFFHEHIVRWALSYLRGKSWAEAYSFMTIPGPIDVTRMMHDHAIKTMGVDVMTKKAVQQFDHAVTNTKVAL from the coding sequence ATGAAGCCAAACACCGTTTCTATAATAATTTCCGATCTGGAAACACACAGCAGTCTCATGCGACTGCTGCATTCCATTTCCCGACAGTCCACTGGACTGGAAGATATGGAAATTATCGTAATTGGCAACGGAAGACACGCACCATCCGATCCTTCCTTATGGCGAAATGTCACCGGCATCGACGCAATACGTCTCGAAGAAATAGACTCTTCCATCACTTCCTCAGCGGCCAAGAATATGGCAGCAATACGCGCTAACGGTGACAAGCTCATATTCCTTCACCCAGACTACCGTCTTGACCCCAAATACATTACCACGGCCCTTTCTGTTTTCGATGACCATCCCGAAACTGACATTATGTACTCGGACTATATCCGACTCGCTCCGACTGACAAAACCGGACGCCCCGGAATTATCCAACTCCCCGCCTTCCGTGAAGGATTACTTCAGGCACGAGGATTTCTCGGGCCAGCGGTATTGTTGACACGTAAAGCATGGGAAAGCACACTGGGTTTCAGAGAAAACACTGCATATTCCGACTGGGATTTATGGGTGCAGGCCGCACTGGCCGGAAATAATTTCTATCATGTGAACTACCCTCTGGCTTCCTGTGAGCACCATAAGGTTTCATTCAAGGAACGCGCCGAAGATGGCCGATGCAAAGCAATGATTGTTATCAATAACCAAGGGTTCTTCCATGAGCACATCGTGCGTTGGGCTCTCTCCTACCTGCGCGGCAAATCCTGGGCCGAAGCATATAGCTTCATGACTATTCCCGGCCCCATTGATGTTACACGAATGATGCACGACCACGCCATAAAGACTATGGGTGTGGACGTCATGACAAAAAAAGCTGTTCAGCAATTTGACCACGCAGTGACAAACACCAAGGTTGCCCTCTAA
- a CDS encoding aminotransferase class IV, with product MVKVTDSKGYIDALTAVERPVSGKVHAFYDHSVGMICLDPEVMLMPWDDHLVHRGDGIFEVMKFVGGKLYQLDAHMERMKRSCESIFMEPPCSWEEISELVMEVCRAGGRETGMARVMIGRGPGGFGVDPVECPETSLYVVAYDLYIKTESAYENGVTAFKTSIPAKQSYLATIKSIDYLPNVLMKREATEKGYDYPFCYDDEGFLAEGAVENVCIVNENGKLIIPEFTNALPGTTMLRAVDLIKDDVSVIFRGIREEEILMAKEVIIVGTTGDAISVVRYNDKPIHNVKPGPIAKRLRELLKQDLMENGIQL from the coding sequence GTGGTAAAAGTCACCGATTCCAAAGGTTATATAGATGCCCTGACAGCTGTCGAACGGCCTGTTAGCGGTAAAGTTCACGCCTTTTACGATCACAGTGTGGGCATGATTTGTTTGGACCCTGAAGTTATGCTCATGCCGTGGGATGACCATCTGGTGCATCGTGGTGATGGTATTTTTGAGGTCATGAAGTTTGTTGGCGGCAAGTTGTATCAGCTTGACGCGCACATGGAGCGCATGAAGCGTTCCTGTGAATCCATTTTTATGGAACCCCCGTGTTCCTGGGAAGAAATCAGCGAGTTAGTCATGGAAGTCTGTCGTGCTGGAGGTCGTGAAACCGGTATGGCGCGGGTGATGATTGGGCGTGGACCGGGAGGCTTCGGCGTAGATCCTGTGGAGTGTCCTGAAACGAGCCTTTATGTGGTGGCTTATGATCTCTACATCAAAACCGAGTCGGCTTATGAAAACGGTGTGACCGCATTCAAAACATCGATTCCGGCCAAGCAGTCGTATTTGGCGACTATCAAATCCATTGATTATTTGCCCAACGTTTTGATGAAACGTGAGGCTACAGAGAAAGGGTATGACTATCCATTTTGTTACGATGATGAGGGGTTTCTGGCCGAAGGGGCTGTTGAAAATGTCTGTATCGTTAATGAAAATGGTAAGTTGATTATCCCTGAATTCACCAATGCCTTACCCGGCACCACCATGTTGCGGGCCGTGGACCTGATAAAGGACGATGTCTCTGTCATTTTCCGGGGCATTCGTGAAGAAGAAATTCTGATGGCAAAAGAGGTAATTATTGTCGGTACGACTGGCGATGCAATTTCGGTTGTCCGGTATAATGACAAGCCTATTCACAATGTTAAGCCCGGCCCAATCGCCAAAAGACTTCGTGAATTGCTCAAGCAGGATTTGATGGAGAACGGAATTCAGTTGTAG
- a CDS encoding aspartate-semialdehyde dehydrogenase codes for MNKNLVVAICGATGAVGQEMLQVLEQRNFPYSKVIPLASSRSVGKKVTCKGEELSVVELTENSFEGVDLALFSAGGETSKKYAPIAAKSGCVVVDNSAAWRMDDECPLVVPEVNPEDLDWHKGIIANPNCSTIQLMVALKPIHDEARIKRVVVSTYQAVSGSGQKAIEELENQVRRLLSGQPVVADVYPHQIAFNCLPHIDVFMDNGYTKEEMKMVHETVKIMGDPTIKVTATCVRVPVFYGHSEAVNIETEEKLSADDVRSLLAKSPGIIIEDYPEKNAYPMPVNAAGDDATYVGRIREDETIENGINMWVVSDNIRKGAALNTVQIAETLIERDLVRVP; via the coding sequence ATGAATAAGAATCTGGTAGTGGCCATATGTGGCGCAACAGGCGCAGTTGGTCAGGAAATGTTGCAGGTTTTGGAACAGCGTAATTTCCCTTACAGCAAGGTCATTCCCTTGGCTTCGTCGAGAAGCGTTGGCAAGAAAGTGACCTGCAAGGGTGAGGAATTGTCTGTCGTGGAATTGACAGAGAATTCTTTCGAGGGTGTTGATCTGGCGTTGTTTTCCGCAGGTGGTGAAACCAGTAAAAAATATGCTCCTATTGCTGCAAAATCAGGTTGTGTGGTGGTAGATAATTCTGCTGCTTGGCGCATGGATGACGAATGCCCTTTGGTAGTTCCCGAAGTGAACCCGGAGGATCTCGATTGGCATAAGGGTATCATTGCCAACCCCAATTGTTCGACCATTCAACTGATGGTGGCTCTCAAGCCCATTCATGATGAAGCGCGGATCAAGCGCGTTGTTGTTTCTACATATCAGGCCGTTTCCGGTAGTGGGCAGAAAGCCATTGAAGAGCTGGAAAATCAGGTGCGTCGACTTTTGTCTGGCCAACCTGTGGTTGCTGATGTTTATCCGCATCAGATTGCCTTTAACTGCCTCCCGCATATCGATGTCTTTATGGACAATGGGTACACCAAAGAAGAGATGAAGATGGTCCATGAGACTGTTAAGATCATGGGTGATCCGACTATTAAAGTGACCGCCACGTGTGTGCGTGTCCCGGTTTTTTACGGTCATTCCGAAGCCGTGAATATTGAGACCGAGGAAAAGTTGAGCGCGGACGATGTTCGTTCATTATTAGCGAAATCCCCTGGTATTATTATTGAAGATTATCCTGAGAAGAACGCCTACCCCATGCCTGTCAATGCAGCGGGTGACGATGCGACGTATGTCGGCCGTATCCGTGAGGATGAGACCATTGAGAATGGCATCAATATGTGGGTTGTTTCCGATAACATTCGCAAGGGTGCTGCATTGAACACTGTCCAGATCGCTGAGACTCTGATTGAACGAGATTTGGTTCGCGTACCTTAA
- the metF gene encoding methylenetetrahydrofolate reductase [NAD(P)H], with amino-acid sequence MRVCDLIEGQSPFISLEFFPPREKEIWPQFFEVVDQLKVLNPLFASVTYGAGGGTQDNTLEIATRMKQDHGIEPITHLTSVGASADKLDDFLRSLRDADIQNVLALRGDPPRGEDDFDFDSQEFKHATDVIKYIKAHYPEMCVGGAAYPEPHFESPSIQSDLEMVNKKVQMGAQFLVTQLFFDNRVYFDYVERLKALGSYVPVIPGILPIMTLKSAKFILGLCGAAIPGKFLSSLEKAHEEGGDDAVYRLGIDYATRQAQELIDGGAPGVHLYTLNQTKACLEIGQNLKF; translated from the coding sequence TTGCGAGTTTGTGATTTGATCGAAGGGCAGTCCCCTTTCATCTCTTTAGAGTTTTTCCCCCCAAGGGAAAAGGAAATCTGGCCTCAATTTTTTGAGGTCGTTGATCAGCTCAAGGTTCTGAACCCCTTGTTTGCATCTGTTACATATGGTGCTGGTGGTGGGACTCAGGATAATACCTTGGAAATTGCCACCCGAATGAAACAGGATCATGGCATTGAGCCGATTACTCATTTGACGAGTGTTGGTGCGTCTGCCGATAAGCTGGACGACTTCCTACGAAGCCTCCGCGATGCTGATATACAGAATGTTTTGGCCTTACGTGGTGATCCGCCGCGTGGCGAGGACGATTTCGATTTTGATTCTCAAGAATTTAAGCACGCAACGGATGTCATTAAATATATCAAAGCGCATTATCCAGAGATGTGCGTTGGCGGGGCTGCTTATCCTGAACCTCATTTTGAGTCACCTTCCATTCAATCCGACCTGGAAATGGTCAACAAGAAGGTACAGATGGGGGCGCAGTTTCTGGTGACGCAGTTGTTTTTCGATAACCGTGTCTATTTTGATTACGTTGAGAGACTCAAGGCTCTTGGTTCTTACGTGCCAGTTATTCCTGGTATCCTGCCTATCATGACTCTTAAATCTGCCAAGTTTATTTTAGGGTTGTGTGGCGCTGCCATTCCCGGGAAGTTTCTCAGTAGTCTTGAGAAAGCCCACGAAGAGGGCGGGGATGATGCCGTATATAGGTTGGGTATTGATTACGCGACAAGGCAGGCACAGGAACTTATCGACGGTGGTGCGCCGGGCGTTCATTTGTATACGCTTAATCAGACCAAGGCGTGTCTCGAAATCGGACAGAATTTAAAGTTTTAG
- a CDS encoding (deoxy)nucleoside triphosphate pyrophosphohydrolase, producing the protein MKPRLEVVAGIIWRDGEYLAVQRPEGARMAGWWEFPGGKIEKGEIRDDALVREFQEELGVTPTKFEYWCDLEHEYDEFFVCLYFYHIYSYSGSLKMMEKQQFTWVSPSCLPTLDYLPADIAIVEALHSRWQNT; encoded by the coding sequence ATGAAGCCGCGTTTGGAAGTCGTGGCCGGTATTATCTGGCGTGATGGGGAGTATCTTGCTGTTCAGCGCCCTGAAGGCGCGCGCATGGCGGGCTGGTGGGAGTTCCCGGGCGGTAAGATAGAAAAAGGCGAAATCCGTGACGACGCTTTAGTTCGTGAATTTCAGGAGGAGCTTGGGGTTACTCCGACCAAGTTTGAATATTGGTGTGATCTTGAGCATGAGTATGATGAATTTTTTGTCTGTTTGTATTTCTATCATATTTATAGCTATTCAGGCAGTTTGAAGATGATGGAAAAACAACAGTTTACTTGGGTTAGCCCGTCCTGTTTGCCAACTTTGGACTATCTTCCTGCCGATATTGCTATCGTTGAAGCTCTTCATTCACGGTGGCAGAATACCTAA
- a CDS encoding ABC-F family ATP-binding cassette domain-containing protein translates to MSRITVQSLSKSYGGEPVFSDVAFEVTPGMRLALTGPNGCGKSTLLKVLAGEIEPDTGQLTLSKGAQVGYVAQEMTGTVLEHQLLSWVLSALPSWNEFWEEWEKAVAADDNARIEKLSHRQAEFEERYGYNPDHKARAILTGLGFSDDDLLKDIGELSGGWRERAKLGRVLLQGADILLLDEPTNHLDLEAVEWLEEYLLGFRGTLAFVVHDRIFLNRVGTHVLFLGTGKPVFRKGSFDEFLVWDEENRSQRQKEADKLSARIDNEYKYINKFRVKARKAAQAQSKLKKVEKLEQELNQIKEAQAASHRGRSLNFRLPEPKRGDKVPASAVDLEFHYDGVESVWPTLDFQLFRGKKVAVVAPNGAGKSTLLKLITGSLTPTAGHVKVGSGTDLGYFSQHQHEILNLDNSVIGEIRRLSDSNLTEEQVMSVLGLFLLGESFFERKIKGLSGGEKSRLLLATLFLSRSNFLILDEPTNHLDIETREGLIRALKNYAGTLLFVAHDRYLLNEVAEEIWALDKDGLTQHLGGFEAYHAKSKQEEACRVGLAACNSEEVREKRKLSKEEKRRQAEERNRLYRTLKPLKKEYDKLEGDWEKVLDEQALLEEKMNDPVTYEKPEEALKLNNAYKEASEWAENLMLRMGELEEKIEALTSEVGEE, encoded by the coding sequence ATGTCGCGAATTACTGTTCAGAGTCTTAGTAAATCCTATGGTGGAGAACCTGTTTTTTCTGATGTGGCTTTTGAGGTCACACCGGGCATGCGTCTTGCCCTGACCGGGCCAAATGGTTGCGGGAAGAGTACGTTGCTCAAGGTTCTGGCCGGGGAGATTGAACCGGATACAGGACAGTTGACGTTGTCCAAGGGGGCGCAGGTTGGATATGTTGCGCAGGAAATGACCGGGACGGTGTTAGAGCATCAATTGTTGTCTTGGGTTCTGTCGGCGTTGCCGTCATGGAATGAGTTTTGGGAAGAATGGGAAAAGGCTGTTGCAGCCGATGATAATGCGCGTATTGAAAAACTGTCCCATCGTCAGGCCGAATTTGAGGAGCGGTATGGTTATAATCCTGATCATAAGGCTCGAGCTATTTTAACCGGCTTAGGGTTTAGTGATGACGATTTGTTGAAAGATATCGGAGAATTATCCGGTGGTTGGCGTGAACGAGCAAAACTCGGCAGAGTGCTTTTGCAGGGTGCCGATATTCTTCTCCTTGATGAACCGACCAACCATCTTGATCTCGAAGCTGTAGAGTGGCTTGAGGAGTATCTCCTCGGCTTTCGTGGCACATTGGCATTCGTTGTTCATGATCGTATTTTTCTTAATCGTGTAGGCACACATGTTTTGTTCCTTGGAACAGGAAAACCTGTTTTTCGTAAAGGTTCTTTTGATGAATTTTTGGTCTGGGACGAAGAGAACCGGTCGCAACGTCAGAAAGAAGCGGATAAGCTGTCGGCACGGATTGATAACGAATATAAATATATCAATAAGTTTCGTGTTAAAGCGCGTAAGGCTGCACAGGCGCAGAGTAAATTGAAGAAGGTGGAAAAGCTGGAACAGGAGTTGAACCAGATCAAGGAAGCTCAGGCCGCTTCCCACCGAGGAAGAAGTCTGAATTTTCGTCTGCCTGAACCCAAGCGCGGGGACAAGGTTCCGGCCTCCGCTGTAGATCTCGAATTTCATTATGATGGCGTTGAATCTGTGTGGCCTACACTCGATTTTCAGCTTTTTCGCGGCAAGAAGGTCGCTGTGGTTGCCCCCAATGGTGCGGGAAAGTCAACGTTGCTTAAACTGATAACCGGTTCGCTGACGCCTACAGCAGGCCATGTCAAAGTCGGTAGTGGTACTGATCTTGGTTATTTTAGTCAGCATCAGCATGAAATTCTCAATCTTGATAATTCTGTCATTGGTGAAATCAGGCGGTTGTCTGATTCAAATTTGACCGAAGAACAGGTTATGAGTGTGCTTGGTTTGTTTTTGTTAGGCGAGTCTTTTTTTGAGCGTAAGATCAAGGGATTGTCTGGTGGTGAAAAAAGTCGACTCTTGCTTGCTACTTTATTTTTATCTCGATCGAATTTCCTGATTCTTGATGAACCGACCAACCATCTTGATATTGAGACTCGTGAAGGACTTATTCGTGCGCTTAAAAATTATGCGGGTACCTTACTTTTCGTGGCGCATGACAGATATTTGCTTAACGAAGTGGCTGAAGAAATATGGGCTTTGGATAAAGATGGTTTAACTCAGCATCTCGGTGGGTTTGAGGCGTATCATGCCAAGAGCAAGCAGGAAGAGGCATGCCGAGTAGGACTGGCTGCGTGTAACTCTGAAGAAGTGCGTGAAAAACGGAAGCTATCTAAGGAAGAGAAACGTCGTCAGGCAGAAGAGCGCAACCGATTGTATCGCACTCTCAAACCGCTCAAGAAGGAATATGACAAGCTTGAGGGAGATTGGGAAAAGGTGCTTGACGAGCAGGCTTTGCTTGAAGAAAAAATGAATGATCCCGTTACATATGAGAAGCCGGAGGAAGCGCTTAAGTTGAATAATGCGTACAAGGAAGCTTCTGAATGGGCTGAAAATCTGATGTTGCGTATGGGAGAACTTGAAGAGAAGATTGAAGCTCTTACGTCAGAAGTGGGAGAGGAATGA